The following proteins come from a genomic window of Carassius carassius chromosome 10, fCarCar2.1, whole genome shotgun sequence:
- the LOC132151435 gene encoding LOW QUALITY PROTEIN: thrombospondin-type laminin G domain and EAR repeat-containing protein-like (The sequence of the model RefSeq protein was modified relative to this genomic sequence to represent the inferred CDS: inserted 2 bases in 1 codon): MGSSTFSSPSPDLHPVDLLSRVLSRNGEALAGIHMVQEGGARGVQFFSPTQALTFPSSQLFINCPLFPAEFSIVATVKVPETRMKRNEYLFTVVKEDANQLLLGLRFSKEKVHLIYQGSMGRERLIFKRIRLADNRWHSMVLAVSGHHATLTLDCGVPLELVHKQPFPSDLSTDGSRFQIGSRRKWKGLFSGLLRQLVLFPGSDATPRVCPSSNPTLVELSVPTILSNLPVKSQMNDVLLPPYETEVRVTLGSKPACTAAELGQLWFDTLKRGLFLCDGAYWHSMLQEKDRLHYVDEYQDLYTTSETLDIELFQIPSVGLFAAMAHQANKPGSAIYHWNHGQFQLYQNISTFKAQAWKQFTIGRKMFLAVSNSVGPVDGERELSVIYRWSNKRLKFVHYQTLETHSARDWEAFHINNEAFLAVANHRTETGNHNIDSIVYKWNPGTNMFEVNQTISTSGAYNWEFFTVGPYHFLAVANAFDGTSTQTDSSIYIWLGGAFQLFQTIRTFGATDWEMFQIGNRVFLAVANGHMLXVREDQASYDINSTIYELDVTTKMFLKFQDIVTYSAVDWEFFSVGDEHFLVVANSYDGSSYSLNSVIYRWQGYEGFVPVHRLPTIGCSDWEFFTSAEGSYLMYSSAKTPLCKVFKLRIH; this comes from the exons ATGGGGTCCTCAactttctcctctccctctccagATCTTCATCCAGTGGACCTGTTGTCTCGAGTGCTGTCCCGAAACGGAGAGGCTCTGGCTGGGATCCATATGGTGCAGGAGGGAGGTGCTCGTGGGGTCCAGTTCTTCAGTCCTACGCAAGCACTCACCTTTCCATCGTCTCAGCTCTTCATTAACTGCCCTCTCTTCCCTGCAGAATTCTCCATAGTGGCCACTGTAAAAGTGCCTGAAACCAGAATGAAG AGGAATGAGTATTTGTTCACTGTGGTGAAGGAGGATGCCAATCAACTCCTGCTTGGCCTGCGTTTCTCTAAAGAGAAAGTCCATCTCATCTATCAGGGCTCAATGGGGAGGGAACGTCTCATCTTTAAAAGAATCCGCCTGGCGGACAACCGTTGGCACAGCATGGTGTTAGCCGTCAGCGGTCATCATGCCACCCTCACCCTGGACTGCGGCGTCCCTCTGGAACT GGTCCATAAACAGCCATTTCCCTCTGATCTCAGCACCGATGGTTCCAGGTTCCAAATCGGAAGTCGAAGGAAGTGGAAAGGCCTGTTCTCT GGTTTACTGCGCCAGCTTGTCCTTTTCCCCGGATCAGACGCAACGCCACGTGTTTGTCCCTCTTCCAATCCAACACTGGTTGAGCTTTCTGTCCCTACAATCCTGTCAAACTTGCCAGTGAAATCCCAAATGAATGATGTCTTGCTCCCTCCATATG AGACGGAGGTCCGTGTGACTCTGGGGTCTAAACCAGCATGCACTGCAGCAGAACTGGGGCAACTCTGGTTTGACACTCTTAAAAGAGGCCTTTTTCTATGTGATGGTGCATACTGGCACTCTATGTTGCAAG AGAAAGACAGACTACACTATGTAGACGAATACCAGGACCTCTACACCACCTCAGAGACTCTGGACATTGAGCTTTTCCAGATCCCCTCTGTTGGGCTGTTTGCTGCTATGGCTCATCAGGCTAACAAACCAGGCTCTGCCATCTACCACTGGAACCACGGCCAATTCCAGCTCTACCAAAACATCAGCACCTTTAAAGCCCAGGCATGGAAGCAGTTCACTATAGGGAGGAAG ATGTTCTTGGCGGTGTCAAACTCCGTGGGCCCAGTGGACGGAGAGCGAGAGCTATCTGTGATCTATCGGTGGAGTAATAAGAGACTGAAGTTTGTGCATTATCAGACCCTGGAGACGCACAGCGCTCGTGACTGGGAGGCCTTTCATATTAATAATGAAGCTTTTTTAGCTGTGGCTAATCACAGAACAG AGACTGGCAATCACAACATTGACAGCATTGTTTATAAGTGGAACCCAGGCACCAATATGTTTGAGGTGAATCAAACCATCTCGACATCAGGAGCTTATAACTGGGAGTTTTTCACCGTAGGGCCCTACCACTTCCTAGCAGTGGCCAATGCATTTGATGGCACCTCCACCCAAACAGATTCATCCATCTACATCTGGCTTGGTGGAGCCTTTCAGCTTTTTCAGACTATAAGG ACATTTGGGGCTACAGACTGGGAGATGTTTCAGATTGGAAACAGAGTCTTCCTAGCTGTTGCCAATGGACACATGCT TGTGAGAGAGGACCAAGCCTCTTATGACATCAACTCAACTATATATGAACTTGATGTGACAACCAAGATGTTCCTCAAATTCCAAGACATTGTAACATACAG TGCGGTGGACTGGGAATTCTTTTCTGTTGGAGATGAACACTTCTTAGTCGTAGCCAACTCTTACGATGGATCATCTTACTCTTTGAACAGTGTTATATACAG ATGGCAGGGATATGAGGGTTTTGTTCCTGTCCATCGGTTGCCTACTATTGGATGCAGTGACTGGGAGTTCTTTACCTCAGCAGAGGGTTCATACCTGATGTACTCCAGTGCCAAAACACCTCTCTGCAAAGTCTTCAAGCTGAGGATCCACTGA